In one window of Macrotis lagotis isolate mMagLag1 chromosome 5, bilby.v1.9.chrom.fasta, whole genome shotgun sequence DNA:
- the EIF2B5 gene encoding translation initiation factor eIF2B subunit epsilon encodes MAAPAAASRGGKRGGGGGGGGGRGPAAEEEAPPPLQAVLVADSFNRRFFPISKDRPRALLPLANVALIDYTLEFLTATGVQETFVFCCWKAPQIKEHLQKSKWCLPTSPNVVRIVTSEMYRSLGDVLRDVDAKALVRSDFLLVYGDVVSNINITHALEEHRSRRKREKNVSVMTMIFKESSPSHPTRCPEDDIVVAMDSATHRVLHYQKTHGLRRFSFPLSLFQGSGEGVDIRYDLLDCHISICSPQVAELFTDNFDYQTRDDFVRGLLVNEEVLGNHIHMHVTTREYGARVSNLHMYEAVCADIVRRWVYPLTPEMNFTDSPAQSCTHSRHNIYRGPEVSLGHGSVLEENVLLGAGTVIGSNCSIRNSVIGPGCHIGDNVILDRAYLWQGVRVASGAQIHQSLLCDHSEVKDRVTLKPRCVLTSQVVVGPDLELPEGSVISLHPPDEDEDEDDGQFSDDSGADRKERVKSRGYNPADVGSAGQGYLWRAEGANLMEEEEDDEEEELRQSLWGLTVQVDEESESDSEQSLGSQELDSRAGSPQLDDIKVFQNEVLGTLQRGQEENISCDNLVLEINSLKYAYNISLKEVMQVLSHVILEFPLEQLNSQPDPSCYCGLLLPLLRAWSPVFKNYIKRTGDHLQTLAAIEDFFLEHEGLVTSLAKVLMAFYELDILAEETILQWFHRRDVSDGGRRLRKDQRLQNFIRWLKEAEEESSDGPD; translated from the exons ATGGCGGCTCCGGCGGCGGCCTCCCGGGGCGGCaagcggggcggcggcggcggcggcggcgggggccgggggccggcgGCCGAGGAGGAGGCGCCGCCGCCCCTGCAGGCCGTGCTGGTGGCCGACAGCTTCAACCGCCGCTTCTTCCCCATCTCCAAGGACCGGCCCCGG gCCCTCCTGCCTTTGGCCAATGTGGCCCTGATCGACTACACGTTGGAGTTTCTGACCGCCACGGGGGTGCAGGAAACGTTTGTCTTCTGCTGCTGGAAGGCCCCTCAGATCAAGGAGCACCTACA gaaATCCAAGTGGTGCCTCCCAACTTCCCCCAATGTGGTTCGCATCGTGACCTCAGAGATGTACCGTTCCCTGGGAGACGTGCTCCGCGATGTGGATGCTAAGGCCTTGGTGCGCTCTGACTTCCTGCTTGTCTATGGCGATGTCGTCTCGAACATTAACATCACCCACGCCCTAGAGGAGCACAG ATCACGGAGGAAACGGGAGAAAAATGTGTCTGTGATGACAATGATCTTCAAGGAATCCTCCCCCAGCCACCCTACCCGGTGCCCTGAGGACGATATTGTGGTGGCCATGGATAGTGCCACTCATCGAGTTCTCCACTACCAGAAGACTCACGGACTCCGGCGCTTCTCTTTCCCCTTG AGCCTGTTCCAGGGCAGTGGGGAAGGAGTGGATATTCGGTATGACCTGTTGGACTGTCACATCAGCATCTGTTCCCCTCAG GTGGCCGAACTCTTCACAGACAACTTTGACTATCAAACCCGAGATGATTTTGTTCGAGGCCTGTTGGTGAATGAGGAG GTCCTGGGAAACCACATTCACATGCATGTCACAACGCGGGAGTATGGAGCCCGTGTGTCCAATCTGCACATGTATGAGGCCGTGTGTGCCGACATTGTTCGCCGCTGGGTCTACCCCCTCACCCCAGAGATGAACTTCACCGACAGCCCGGCCCAGAGCTGTACCCACTCCCGACATAACATCTACCGGGGGCCGGAGGTGAGCCTGGGCCACGGCAGTGTCCTGGAGGAGAACGTGCTCCTGGGCGCTGGCACCGTCATTGGCAGCAACTGCTCCATCAGGAACAGCGTCATCGGTCCCGGCTGCCACATCG GTGACAATGTCATCCTGGACCGGGCCTACTTGTGGCAAGGTGTTCGGGTGGCCAGTGGGGCCCAGATCCATCAGTCTCTCCTGTGTGATCATTCTGAGGTCAAAGATCGGGTTACTCTGAAGCCACGCTGTGTCCTTACTTCCCAG GTGGTGGTGGGCCCAGACCTCGAGCTACCTGAGGGCTCGGTCATCTCCCTGCACCCTcctgatgaggatgaggatgaggatgacgGCCAGTTCAGTGATGACTCTGGAGCagacagaaaagagagagtgAAGTCAAGAG GTTACAACCCAGCTGACGTGGGCTCTGCGGGCCAGGGTTACCTCTGGAGAGCTGAGGGAGCAAACctcatggaggaggaggaggatgatgaggaggaggagctGCGGCAGAGTTTATGGG GGCTCACAGTTCAGGTGGACGAAGAAAGTGAGAGTGACAGTGAGCAGAGCCTGGGCTCCCAGGAGCTGGATAGCCGGGCAGGCTCCCCTCAGCTGGACGACATCAAAG TGTTTCAGAATGAAGTGCTGGGGACACTGCAGCGGGGCCAAGAGGAGAACATCTCCTGTGACAACCTGGTCCTGGAAATCAACTCCCTGAA GTACGCTTACAACATCAGCCTCAAGGAGGTGATGCAGGTGCTCAGCCACGTGATCCTGGAGTTCCCCCTGGAGCAGCTCAACTCCCAGCCGGACCCCAGCTGCTACTGCGGCCTCCTGCTGCCT CTGCTCCGGGCCTGGAGCCCCGTCTTCAAGAACTACATCAAGCGCACGGGGGACCACCTGCAGACCCTGGCGGCCATCGAGGACTTCTTCCTGGAGCACGAGGGCCTGGTCACCTCCCTCGCCAAG GTGCTCATGGCCTTCTACGAGCTGGACATCCTGGCCGAGGAGACCATCCTGCAGTGGTTCCACCGGAGGGACGTGTCGGACGGGGGCCGGCGGCTGCGGAAGGACCAGCGG CTGCAGAACTTCATCCGGTGGCTCAAGGAGGCCGAAGAGGAGTCCTCGGACGGACCGGACTGA